In a single window of the Trichoderma breve strain T069 chromosome 6, whole genome shotgun sequence genome:
- a CDS encoding glucanosyltransferase domain-containing protein — MGIYSVSLSFLLFASVGLSADLPSIQIKGSKFFYPNGTQFFLKGVAYQQDSSANGAVSTNTKFVDPLANEANCKRDIPLLSQLGTNVIRTYAIDPTADHSACMSLLNDAGIYVISDLSNPQQSINRGNPQWNVDLFTHFQQVVDSFANYTNVIGFFVGNEVTNNATTTSASAYVKAAVRDVKQYIKDKKYRAMGVGYAADDDSDIRNQIAAYFNCGPTSDSVDFFGYNVYEWCGEKTFETSGYNRILEFFQDYSVPVFFAEYGCNLPNGAADRIFQETGALYAHNMTAVLSGGIVYEYFEETNDYGLVQINGNTATKLKDFGALQQQIQAVNIQGVEMSSYNPSNQPADCPAVNSTWESSDKLPPTPDTDACSCMVKASQCVVSNSTDSTDYGSLFDYVCGSDQSLCDGINGNTSTGDYGAFSMCSDQDKLTYVLNQYYLKQNKDSTACDFNSSAETQTASGSVDKCSAAAASSNSTDSGDSSGSGSDDKDNGSADSLIPGSWPLGTAMFITLLVSTGMISL, encoded by the exons ATGGGCATCTATAGCGTTTCATTATCGTTTTTGCTGTTTGCTTCCGTGGGTTTAAGCGCCGATCTTCCGTCGATTCAGATTAAA GGGTCCAAATTCTTTTACCCCAATGGCACTCAATTTTTCTTGAAAGGAGTTGCCTATCAGCAGGATTCTTCCGCCAATGGAGCGGTCTCGACCAACACGAAATTCGTCGACCCGTTAGCGAACGAGGCAAATTGCAAGCGTGATATTCCATTACTCAGTCAGCTTGGCACCAACGTTATCCGCACGTATGCAATCGATCCGACCGCCGATCATTCCGCTTGCATGTCCTTGCTCAACGATGCGGGTATATACGTTATTTCGGATCTTAGCAACCCCCAGCAGTCTATAAATCGTGGAAACCCGCAGTGGAATGTCGATCTTTTCACCCACTTTCAGCAGGTTGTAGACAGTTTCGCTAATTACACCAATGTgattggcttctttgttggCAACGAGGTCACCAATAATGCTACCACGACATCTGCTTCCGCCTATGTGAAAGCTGCAGTGCGAGATGTGAAGCAGTAcatcaaagacaagaaataCCGTGCTATGGGTGTGGGATACGCCGCCGATGACGACTCGGATATCAGAAACCAGATAGCCGCGTACTTCAACTGCGGGCCAACATCAGACAGTGTCGACTTCTTTGGGTACAATGTCTACGAATGGTGCGGCGAGAAAACTTTTGAGACATCCGGTTATAATCGAATTCTTGAGTTTTTCCAGGACTACTCTGTACCGGTTTTCTTTGCCGAATATGGCTGCAATCTCCCCAACGGAGCAGCAGACCGCATATTCCAAGAAACAGGTGCACTTTACGCACACAACATGACTGCGGTTCTCAGCGGTGGCATTGTCTATGAATACTTTGAAGAAACTAATGACTATG GCCTGGTCCAGATAAACGGCAATACCGCCACGAAACTTAAGGACTTTGGTGCTCTCCAACAACAGATTCAGGCAGTTAACATCCAAGGAGTTGAGATGTCAAGTTACAACCCTTCCAATCAGCCTGCCGACTGCCCTGCGGTCAATTCGACGTGGGAGTCGAGCGACAAGCTCCCGCCAACTCCCGACACCGACGCTTGCAGCTGCATGGTCAAGGCCTCCCAGTGTGTCGTCTCCAACAGTACAGACTCTACTGACTACGGAAGTTTATTTGACTATGTCTGCGGGTCTGATCAGAGCTTGTGCGACGGCATTAATGGCAACACCTCCACTGGCGATTACGGTGCATTTAGCATGTGCAGCGATCAGGACAAGCTGACGTATGTCCTGAACCAGTACTATCTGAAGCAGAACAAGGACAGCACTGCTTGTGACTTCAATAGCAGCGCCGAGACGCAAACTGCCTCTGGAAGTGTGGACAAGTGCAGTGCCGCGGCCGCCTCCAGCAACTCTACAGACTCGGGCGACTCTTCAGGTTCAGGCAGCGATGATAAGGACAATGGCAGTGCGGATTCTCTGATCCCTGGAAGCTGGCCTCTTGGCACAGCAATGTTTATTACTCTTCTTGTAAGCACAGGCATGATAAGCctataa
- a CDS encoding n-acetyltransferase domain-containing protein, with protein sequence MTGVRNRTRTNGVPQGETQGWTHINNIIHLPDGSKFSADVAFGGDGPTLPLRMDNNATIHSNLGSQEVRLVYDVLPKQRLLEPKVWIYQYRNGADKPWSSFYSFLEVEFFQEDFEVQNWWASAKTLHRWTVLAVRFLREGEPSEYPHQGRRANCGQEINIVGKVMLVNNLVKLNMGNKTTVIRQVDSEQQRLSALWDYFGIRLTEEEAGSINGWDMALTNSS encoded by the exons ATGACTGGTGTGCGTAATCGCACGCGGACAAACGGAGTGCCCCAAGGAGAGACTCAAGGATG GActcacatcaacaacattaTCCACCTCCCCGATGGATCCAAATTTAGTGCGGATGTAgcctttggtggtgatgggccAACTCTGCCTCTGCGCATGGACAATAATGCCACGATACACAGCAATCTAGGCAGTCAAGAAGTTCGCCTTGTTTATGATGTACTTCCGAAACAACGGCTGTTGGAGCCAAAGGTATGGATATATCAATACCGCAATGGCGCAGATAAGCCGTGGAGTTCATTTTACAGCTTTTTGGAAGTTGAGTTCTTtcaagaagatttcgaaGTTCAAAATTGGTGGGCAAGTGCGAAAACACTACATCGTTGGACCGTATTGGCGGTAAGGTTCTTGCGAGAGGGAGAACCAAGCGAGTATCCGCATCAGGGCCGGAGGGCCAATTGCGGACAGGAAATAAACATTGTTGGCAAGGTGATGCTAGTGAACAATCTGGTTAAACTCAACATGGGTAACAAGACAACGGTAATCAGGCAGGTTGACTCGGAACAACAGAGATTGAGCGCGCTGTGGGATTACTTTGGTATTCGGCtaacagaagaagaggctggaTCAATAAATGGATGGGATATGGCGTTGACCAATTCTAGCTAA
- a CDS encoding short chain dehydrogenase domain-containing protein → MTVFLITGASSGLGLALSLGALRHGHRVIGATRDSTKARTANPEFERLGGAWLSMDVSSASCEDCVRNIAEKENVDVLINSAGYALLGPVEQISDVEAHAQMETNFHGTLRTVRGVLPTFRSRRSGTIVNITSGAGFIGLASRGLYCSSKFAVEGLSEALANELAPFSIRIIIAEPGAYRTNFLETLTFPEAGIGEYSNTPAGKMMELTKDMKNRKLGNVDKAASVLLDVILGSGVAADETIQKCLRIPLGQDCWPLAKKEAEAWVKELEVVEAISMSVGVEE, encoded by the exons ATGACTGTCTTCTTGATTACCGGCGCCAGCTCGGGCTTGGGCCTTGCTTTGAGTCTTGGGGCCCTGCGTCATGGTCACCGAGTCATAGGGGCAACTCGTGATTCGACTAAGGCCCGTACCGCCAACCCAGAGTTTGAAAGGTTGGGCGGTGCCTGGCTTTCGATGGATGTTTCTAGCGCTTCTTGTGAAGATTGTGTCAGAAATATCgctgagaaagagaatgTCGATGTATTGATCAATTCAGCTGGATATGCGCTTCTCGGCCCGGTAGAGCAGATAAG TGATGTGGAAGCCCACGCGCAAATGGAAACAAATTTCCATGGCACGCTGAGAACCGTTCGTGGTGTTCTTCCGACATTCCGCTCTCGCCGATCTGGTACAATCGTCAATATCACCAGTGGCGCGGGTTTCATTGGTCTTGCGAGCCGAGGTCTGTATTGCAGTAGTAAATTTGCCGTCGAAGGTCTTTCAGAGGCACTTGCAAACGAGCTCGCTCCGTTTTCCATACGTATAATCATCGCCGAGCCCGGCGCATATAGAACTAATTTCCTGGAAACCTTAACGTTTCCTGAAGCTGGTATCGGAGAATATTCCAATACGCCTGCTGGGAAAATGATGGAACTTACCAAAGACATGAAAAATCGGAAACTGGGAAACGTCGACAAGGCTGCAAGTGTGCTCCTTGATGTGATTCTCGGCTCTGGTGTGGCGGCAGATGAAACAATCCAGAAATGTTTAAGAATACCCTTGGGCCAGGACTGTTGGCCTTTGGCTAAAAAGGAGGCGGAGGCGTGGGTGAAAGAATTGGAGGTGGTAGAGGCGATATCAATGAGTGTTGGAGTAGAAGAATAG
- a CDS encoding ankyrin repeats (3 copies) domain-containing protein, producing the protein MADKDPEADKSSIFDLVVQSDLVGLKEALSTKQVDLEARDSAGRTALHLAVIAGTAETCQYLIDHGAKLDSWTGQGEAVVHLAAKRGDVDILRTVMESVSKKDRKTQSEDQPSSDKGDRSVHVDSLTKKYRMSPLYIAVALAHVTAAEALLTTYHANANIIAGEDNAQRGTRSAHVLGAAMQHPRDVCRSLLTMLLQHGASLLDPSEKTVSQSLLLLALKRGEDVLDIFAELDKQNFTAAITKSVWFQMMSCLNTLTMAIESGLENTALTLLKYGAPPQLEFNSSLEIIAFRNPFGKTPEEAAREDFWQPILKAAMKEMPRVMIDLLDRGADPNSRLTDHQAQYTLDHRECRTVLDIVKAKLMELRNWKKAEETASYDIRGTPEEAKQIKGKEDAVAQLIKEYEATEAKLVSMGAKISDGLNLQEPPTPVPIRPHKKLQVRAPSSSEAETQTQQRSEELDFRKLETLEDGHQALLTACREGNATLVKALTLGRWGPDLKFPPILISTVSGYSKGPFRAAVESKNYDVARTVVQIATIQQAGLADNEKNDLYNALADDQHSVEGIKNALGEVQSTVPAKNIVFDSGSCFVGEGQKDVEMLRFSIEMESSVSLEQSDFDRRTRHAWALVEHGDWPEAFEEYVRATGAPFKHVVSQGKLRGKSQLDRLHQLSPLLQAAWSGNLVMVRFFLNKDRAMAAYKHFAENHDFTTRKAGPEQSRAEFITAVEKWMDNRNNLVLHCAIVSRNIELVKFLLSARPELLEVQSIDGWTPLMTAAIHQRIEALLILLEAGANPLATDPFGRNILHLLLFGPTGNYVFEPEKLASVLRCMDRSLLHQLLEQRCNESPGGQTPLARLISNRPPPNAVLTTLLEISNPTPLEMLDGAGYTPLHIVTNSSMENLIRPVIEKAPHVMFYEDPQGRTPLDVAIEKQLHGFIECLMSRYTRTNEYPASSPLLHWPLFAFGTDYTGPMQPRDPYRTWEISQELANSLGSQQFPRKLITQTQREEVAKWYE; encoded by the exons ATGGCAGACAAGGATCCGGAAGCTGACAAATCTAGCATTTTTGACCTAGTTGTCCAATCAGATCTTGTAGGTCTTAAAGAGGCTCTATCTACGAAGCAAGTAGATCTCGAGGCTCGGGATTCAGCAGGCCGAACTGCGCTACACCTAGCTGTTATTGCAGGGACGGCAGAAACTTGCCAATATCTGATTGACCATGGCGCAAAACTGGACAGTTGGACTGGGCAAGGTGAAGCAGTTGTGCATCTAGCTGCTAAGAGGGGAGATGTTGATATTCTGCGCACCGTAATGGAATCGGTGTCAAAGAAAGACCGGAAAACTCAGAGCGAAGATCAACCTTCCAGCGATAAAGGAGATCGCAGTGTGCACGTGGATTCTCTGACGAAAAAGTACCGGATGTCACCTCTCTATATTGCTGTTGCACTTG CACACGTAACAGCGGCAGAGGCATTGTTGACCACTTATCATGCGAACGCCAACATCATTGCTGGTGAAGATAACGCCCAGCGCGGTACACGAAGTGCTCATGTTCTTGGAGCGGCTATGCAACACCCTCGAGATGTTTGTCGTTCCCTGCTCACAATGTTACTTCAGCACGGTGCAAGTTTGCTTGACCCATCCGAGAAGACGGTATCACAGTCACTACTTTTGCTAGCTCTTAAGCGAGGTGAAGATGTACTAGATATATTTGCTGAACTTGACAAACAAAATTTCACAGCTGCAATCACAAAGTCTGTCTGGTTTCAGATGATGAGTTGCCTCAATACACTGACTATGGCCATCGAATCTGGGCTGGAGAACACTGCTTTGACACTTCTCAAATACGGGGCGCCACCACAGCTTGAGTTCAACTCTTCTCTGGAAATCATTGCTTTCCGCAACCCATTTGGAAAGACCCCTGAGGAAGCGGCCAGAGAAGATTTTTGGCAGCCAATCTTGAAAGCTGCTATGAAAGAAATGCCGCGGGTAATGATCGATTTATTAGACCGTGGAGCAGATCCCAATTCCAGATTAACGGACCATCAAGCTCAGTACACGCTTGATCATCGCGAGTGCCGTACAGTTTTGGATATTGTCAAGGCAAAACTCATGGAGTTACGCAATTGGAAGAAAGCCGAGGAAACTGCTTCTTACGATATCAGAGGAACGCCGGAGGAAGCGAAACAGATCAAAGGAAAGGAAGATGCGGTAGCTCAACTTATCAAAGAATATGAAGCTACGGAAGCGAAATTGGTTTCTATGGGAGCTAAGATATCTGACGGATTGAACTTGCAAGAACCACCAACCCCAGTTCCCATCCGACCTCATAAGAAACTTCAAGTACGCGCCCCTAGTTCCTCAGAGGCAGAGACTCAAACACAGCAACGCTCGGAAGAACTCGACTTCAGAAAATTAGAAACACTGGAGGATGGTCATCAAGCTCT CCTCACAGCGTGCAGAGAGGGAAATGCCACACTGGTTAAAGCACTTACCCTGGGAAGATGGGGCCCAGACTTGAAATTTCCCCCCATTTTAATATCAACAGTATCTGGCTATTCTAAAGGTCCATTCCGCGCCGCCGTGGAGTCCAAAAACTACGACGTAGCTCGTACTGTCGTTCAAATTGCCACAATCCAACAGGCTGGCCTTGCAGACAACGAGAAGAATGATCTATACAACGCATTGGCCGATGACCAGCACTCAGTTGAAGGCATCAAAAATGCCTTGGGAGAGGTCCAGTCCACTGTACCTGCAAAGAACATTGTCTTTGACAGTGGCAGTTGCTTCGTGGGGGAGGGACAAAAGGATGTAGAGATGCTACGATTTTCAATCGAAATGGAATCTTCGGTTTCGCTCGAACAAAGCGACTTTGACCGCCGCACCAGACATGCATGGGCTCTGGTGGAACATGGTGATTGGCCTGAAGCCTTCGAAGAATATGTCAGAGCAACCGGTGCACCATTCAAGCACGTGGTGAGTCAAGGTAAACTTAGAGGTAAAAGCCAACTTGACAGACTCCACCAATTGTCGCCTTTGCTTCAAGCAGCCTGGTCAGGGAACCTGGTTATGGTACGCTTCTTCCTCAATAAAGATagggcaatggcagcataCAAGCACTTTGCAGAGAATCATGATTTCACCACCCGCAAGGCTGGCCCTGAGCAATCTCGAGCAGAATTTATAACTGCTGTGGAGAAATGGATGGACAATCGAA ATAATCTTGTTCTTCATTGTGCTATCGTCTCTCGAAACATAGAGCTTGTCAAGTTTCTTTTGTCAGCTCGCCCAGAGTTGCTCGAAGTCCAATCTATAGACGGGTGGACACCCCTTATGACCGCCGCAATCCACCAAAGAATTGAGGCTCTTCTGATCCTACTTGAAGCGGGAGCTAACCCTCTTGCTACTGATCCCTTCGGCCGCAAtattctccatcttcttctatttGGTCCAACTGGAAATTATGTCTTTGAGCCTGAAAAGCTGGCATCCGTACTTCGATGTATGGATAGATCATTATTACATCAGCTACTAGAGCAGCGCTGTAATGAGAGTCCGGGAGGCCAGACACCACTCGCACGTTTGATCTCTAATCGACCTCCACCAAATGCAGTACTCACAACTCTGTTAGAAATCTCGAATCCGACGCCACTGGAAATGCTAGACGGCGCGGGTTACACTCCCCTCCACATT GTAACAAATTCTTCCATGGAGAATCTTATTCGTCCTGTGATTGAAAAGGCGCCTCATGTTATGTTTTACGAAGATCCACAAGGGCGAACACCTCTTGACGTTGCTATCGAGAAACAGCTTCATGGATTTATAGAGTGTTTAATGTCAAGATATACACGAACTAATGAATAcccagcatcttctccgcTTCTTCATTGGCCGCTGTTCGCATTCGGTACAGATTACACTGGCCCCATGCAACCTAGAGATCCGTATAGAACATGGGAAATTAGTCAGGAGCTAGCCAATTCACTGGGATCTCAGCAATTTCCCCGGAAGCTGATTACACAGACTCAGCGGGAAGAGGTTGCAAAGTGGTATGAATAG